Proteins encoded within one genomic window of Ignavibacteriota bacterium:
- a CDS encoding helix-turn-helix transcriptional regulator, with amino-acid sequence MGIFERKEREKERRKEEIVDAARRVFFDKGLVVATMDEIAEAAELSKATLYLHFPSKEDLYLAVAMGGLRSLHGRFQEIIEQEPSVVRALHRMKDAYMEFFRTQRQYVQMFSFLQMSQFHKQVSDQMRSNCDAENDKHWEAIINLLRRGVEQKIIRDDIDPTEMAIVLWSNASSLMLRADNEHDMWKRRRNIDLRKTMETSFRMTIDALLTPAARLEYQAMLLAERAIVHSS; translated from the coding sequence ATGGGCATTTTCGAGCGAAAAGAGCGGGAGAAGGAGCGGCGCAAGGAAGAGATCGTGGATGCCGCCCGAAGAGTCTTTTTTGACAAGGGGTTGGTGGTGGCGACGATGGATGAGATCGCCGAAGCGGCGGAACTCAGCAAGGCCACGCTGTACCTCCATTTCCCAAGCAAAGAAGACCTCTACCTCGCCGTGGCCATGGGCGGCTTACGCTCCCTGCACGGAAGGTTCCAGGAGATCATCGAACAGGAGCCTTCCGTCGTCCGTGCATTACACAGGATGAAGGACGCGTACATGGAGTTCTTCCGCACCCAGCGGCAGTACGTCCAGATGTTCAGCTTCCTGCAGATGTCCCAGTTCCACAAGCAGGTGTCCGACCAGATGCGCTCCAATTGCGACGCGGAGAACGACAAGCACTGGGAAGCCATCATCAATCTGCTCCGTCGTGGGGTGGAGCAGAAGATCATCCGGGATGACATCGATCCGACGGAGATGGCGATCGTGCTCTGGTCCAATGCCTCGTCGTTGATGTTGCGGGCGGACAACGAGCACGACATGTGGAAGCGGCGCCGGAACATCGACCTGCGCAAGACCATGGAAACGTCGTTCCGTATGACCATCGATGCACTTCTTACCCCTGCGGCGCGGCTGGAATATCAGGCCATGCTGCTTGCTGAACGAGCAATTGTACATTCATCATGA
- the phoU gene encoding phosphate signaling complex protein PhoU, whose translation MERHFEQDLTELRADIVRMGHLVDEQLAAACRALFSGDGVLAERVIGRDTEVDHYDTLIEERCQKYFALTAPVAADLRLLMSALMIDAQLERMGDIAVNIAERVAPLAAHRDLLATTRIEEMTSAALTMVRESLDSFIRGDAVLAKRVVEADVVVDEIDREIMGRVVALMQKDQALVVPGVHILLLSRHIERLADHATNVAEDVVFLVEARIVKHSWRGGDPVL comes from the coding sequence ATGGAACGACATTTCGAGCAGGACCTCACGGAGCTCCGTGCGGACATCGTACGGATGGGACATCTGGTGGATGAGCAACTCGCCGCGGCCTGCCGTGCGCTCTTTTCGGGAGATGGTGTCCTGGCGGAGCGTGTGATCGGACGGGACACGGAGGTGGATCACTATGATACCCTCATCGAGGAGCGCTGTCAGAAGTACTTCGCGCTCACCGCGCCCGTGGCGGCGGACCTGCGGTTGCTGATGTCCGCGCTCATGATCGATGCGCAGCTCGAGCGGATGGGGGATATCGCGGTGAACATCGCGGAGCGTGTCGCCCCACTTGCCGCCCACCGCGACCTCCTGGCCACGACGCGCATCGAGGAGATGACCTCTGCGGCGCTGACGATGGTGCGGGAGAGTCTGGATAGTTTTATCCGTGGGGATGCCGTTCTCGCCAAGCGCGTGGTCGAAGCTGATGTCGTGGTGGACGAGATCGATCGGGAGATCATGGGGCGGGTGGTCGCATTGATGCAGAAAGACCAGGCACTCGTTGTGCCGGGAGTGCATATTCTCCTCCTGTCGCGGCACATCGAGCGGCTGGCGGACCATGCAACGAATGTGGCGGAAGATGTGGTCTTTCTGGTCGAGGCGCGGATCGTGAAGCATTCATGGCGCGGCGGCGACCCCGTATTATAG
- a CDS encoding phosphate ABC transporter ATP-binding protein, with amino-acid sequence MNSDTTPLQPKISASSVSVLYGQKAALRNISIDIPAHQVTAFIGPSGCGKSTFLRTFNRMNDLIDDASIEGSVSIDGVDIYDRGIDVVELRKRVGMIFQRSNPFPKSIYDNIAYGPRINGIRDRARLDGIVETALRRSAIWDEVKDDLQKSALALSGGQQQRLCIARALAVDPAVLLMDEPASALDPIATAKIEELIYELKERYTIVIVTHNMQQAARVSDRTAFFYLGELVEYDETRKIFTSPSKRQTEEYITGRFG; translated from the coding sequence ATGAACTCCGACACCACACCGCTGCAGCCCAAGATCAGTGCGTCATCCGTCAGCGTCCTGTATGGACAGAAGGCAGCGCTCAGGAACATCTCGATCGATATTCCCGCGCACCAGGTGACCGCCTTCATCGGCCCGTCGGGGTGCGGGAAGTCCACATTCCTCCGGACATTCAACAGGATGAATGACCTCATCGACGATGCCAGCATCGAAGGGAGCGTCTCCATTGACGGCGTGGATATCTACGACCGGGGGATCGATGTGGTGGAGCTCCGGAAGCGTGTCGGCATGATCTTTCAGCGTTCGAACCCGTTCCCGAAGTCGATCTACGACAATATCGCGTACGGTCCGCGCATCAATGGCATCCGCGACCGCGCGAGACTGGATGGGATCGTTGAAACGGCACTGCGGCGCTCTGCCATCTGGGATGAAGTGAAGGACGACCTGCAGAAGAGCGCTCTGGCGCTGTCAGGCGGGCAGCAGCAGCGCCTGTGCATCGCGCGCGCCCTTGCCGTCGACCCGGCAGTGCTGCTCATGGATGAGCCTGCCAGCGCACTCGATCCCATCGCGACCGCGAAGATCGAAGAGTTGATCTATGAACTCAAAGAGCGCTACACGATCGTCATTGTGACACACAATATGCAGCAGGCGGCGCGGGTGAGCGACCGCACGGCCTTTTTCTACCTCGGCGAACTCGTGGAATACGACGAGACAAGGAAGATCTTCACTTCACCGTCGAAGCGGCAGACGGAAGAATACATCACGGGACGATTCGGATAG
- the pstC gene encoding phosphate ABC transporter permease subunit PstC produces MNEAAHHRTLTRTDLRKRIRPSEFIAEKSITAVALLSLASIIMIFIFAFREAAPIFFQKQAVPSAAAQAPMEEQETYGEEMVAQIPGDAVGGKGGVETGSGEGENVTMENLLGTMWQPVSSVPKFGLLPLVVGSFKVTLLAILLAAPIGILAALFTSSFAPRWSKEILKPAIEILAGFPSVVIGFFGLVTMATFLQSTFGYTYRLNAFVGGVAMSLAVIPIIYTVTEDALNAVPKYLTEASLALGATKWETALFVTLPAATPGVFAAVVLGFGRAFGETMIVLMVTGNAALLTPGVFEPVRTMSATIGSEMAEVVFGETHYTVLFLIGAILFVFTFSLNAFAEIFVRQRLLRRFRGA; encoded by the coding sequence ATGAACGAAGCAGCACACCACAGGACTCTGACACGAACGGATCTGCGCAAGCGGATCCGCCCGTCGGAGTTCATCGCAGAGAAGTCCATCACGGCGGTGGCGTTGCTGTCCCTCGCATCGATCATCATGATCTTCATCTTCGCGTTCCGCGAGGCCGCCCCGATCTTCTTCCAGAAGCAAGCAGTGCCGTCGGCTGCCGCGCAGGCCCCGATGGAGGAACAGGAAACATACGGTGAGGAGATGGTTGCACAGATTCCGGGGGACGCCGTAGGGGGAAAGGGGGGAGTCGAGACGGGCAGCGGCGAGGGCGAGAACGTGACCATGGAGAACCTCCTGGGCACCATGTGGCAGCCGGTGTCTTCCGTCCCCAAATTCGGACTCTTGCCGCTCGTCGTCGGGTCATTCAAGGTCACGCTTCTGGCGATCCTGCTCGCCGCCCCCATCGGTATTCTGGCGGCGCTCTTCACGTCGTCGTTCGCCCCGCGCTGGTCGAAGGAGATCCTGAAGCCGGCGATCGAGATCCTGGCCGGCTTCCCCTCGGTGGTGATCGGGTTCTTCGGACTCGTCACGATGGCGACCTTCCTGCAGAGTACCTTCGGCTATACTTACCGGCTGAACGCCTTCGTGGGCGGGGTGGCAATGTCGCTGGCTGTCATCCCCATCATTTATACGGTCACCGAGGACGCATTGAACGCGGTCCCGAAGTACCTCACCGAGGCGAGCCTGGCTCTTGGCGCGACGAAATGGGAGACGGCATTGTTCGTGACGCTCCCCGCGGCGACGCCGGGGGTGTTCGCGGCGGTGGTCCTGGGCTTCGGACGCGCATTCGGAGAGACGATGATCGTGCTCATGGTCACCGGCAACGCAGCCCTTCTCACCCCGGGAGTGTTCGAGCCCGTCCGCACCATGTCGGCCACGATCGGTTCGGAGATGGCCGAGGTGGTGTTCGGCGAGACGCATTACACCGTGCTCTTCCTGATCGGCGCGATCCTCTTCGTCTTCACCTTCTCCCTCAACGCCTTCGCGGAGATCTTCGTCCGCCAGCGATTGTTGCGCAGATTCAGGGGGGCATGA
- a CDS encoding phosphate ABC transporter substrate-binding protein, with translation MKKTIFGLAVALALSAAATPAQEVITVKGSDTMVILAQRWAERYMSKHSHVTIQVTGGGSGTGISALINGTTDICNASRPMKPSERDKLKVRFGSLGVEIKAAKDGLSVYVNESNPIAELSISQLKAIYTGQITNWKAVGGRDERIIVYGRENNSGTYVYFKDNVLDGDDYAPAMQSMPGTAAVVNAVAKDRNGIGYGGAAYGKGIREIRVRKDESGPGYAPTAENIKSGIYPITRFLYMYVKNRPTGAMKEYIDWILSDEGQSVVNDVGYFPIR, from the coding sequence ATGAAGAAGACGATCTTCGGGCTCGCAGTGGCTCTGGCTCTGAGTGCCGCCGCCACTCCGGCTCAAGAGGTGATCACGGTCAAGGGTTCCGATACCATGGTGATCCTCGCCCAGCGCTGGGCGGAACGCTACATGAGCAAGCATAGCCATGTCACGATCCAGGTGACCGGCGGTGGTTCCGGCACAGGGATCTCGGCCCTGATCAACGGGACCACGGATATCTGCAATGCCTCGCGGCCGATGAAGCCCAGCGAACGCGACAAGCTGAAGGTCCGGTTCGGATCTCTCGGTGTGGAGATCAAGGCGGCGAAGGACGGACTCTCCGTCTACGTGAACGAATCGAACCCGATCGCCGAGCTGAGCATTTCCCAGCTCAAGGCCATCTACACGGGGCAGATCACGAACTGGAAAGCGGTGGGTGGGAGGGACGAGCGGATCATCGTGTATGGCCGCGAGAACAACTCCGGGACGTACGTGTACTTCAAGGACAATGTGCTTGATGGGGATGACTACGCTCCGGCGATGCAGAGCATGCCCGGGACGGCCGCCGTCGTGAACGCGGTGGCGAAGGACCGCAATGGGATCGGCTACGGTGGCGCGGCCTACGGAAAAGGGATCCGCGAGATCCGGGTCCGGAAGGATGAGAGTGGTCCCGGGTATGCGCCAACGGCCGAGAATATCAAGTCCGGCATCTATCCGATCACTCGGTTCCTCTATATGTATGTGAAGAACCGGCCCACGGGGGCGATGAAGGAGTACATCGACTGGATCCTGAGCGACGAAGGACAGTCCGTGGTGAACGATGTCGGCTATTTCCCCATCCGCTAG
- the bglX gene encoding beta-glucosidase BglX, whose protein sequence is MLFVAGLLVLHTAVAQKRTPVRPGAVRGVEYAIDSILAGLTLQEKIGQLVQYSGGWSTGPKGEQIINQEQRSLIRSGGTGSLLNVTGAAATRELQRIAVEESRARIPLIFGLDVIHGFKTTFPIPLAEAASWDPAAVELSARISATEAASAGIHWTFAPMVDIARDPRWGRIAEGSGEDTYLGSVMAAARVRGFQGTRLDDPMSLVACVKHYAAYGAAEGGRDYNTVDMSEQTLRDVYLPPFKAALDAGAGTFMASFNEINGVASSGSRFLMTKVLREEWKFDGFVVSDWGSIGELIPHGFAADPGQAAERAINAGVDMDMEARAYRDSLASLVKQKRVSVATIDESVRRVLRIKFRLGLFSDPYRGTSVERENGMLRHPSHIAAARTIARSSIVLLKNENSLLPLSLKAGAIAVIGPLAQNKRDPVGTWPGPTDTNNVVTVLEGIQEAAAGSLIMYARGCGIDDADTTGFAAAVNVARKADVVVMVMGESNEMSGEACCRSFIGLPGNQLDLVKAVQATGTPIVLVLMNGRPLAISWEAANLPAIVESWHLGHETGHAIADVLFGTYAPTGRLPVTFPRVTGQVPLYYNHKNTGRPFNDTSHYTSRYLDIPSTPLYPFGYGLTYTTFGYSDLVIDAATLHPADSLRVRVTVRNTGTRDGDEVVQVYVRDDVGTLTRPVRELKAFKRVHLAAGASATVALAIPVSDLAYTGADMKRRVEPGTFTVFVGSNAAADLAAHCEVVAK, encoded by the coding sequence ATTCTCTTCGTGGCAGGACTTCTGGTCCTGCACACTGCGGTTGCGCAGAAGCGCACTCCTGTTCGCCCCGGTGCGGTCCGGGGTGTGGAATATGCGATCGATTCCATTCTCGCCGGACTCACCCTGCAGGAGAAGATCGGCCAGCTGGTGCAGTATAGTGGCGGCTGGAGCACAGGACCCAAGGGTGAGCAGATCATCAACCAGGAACAGCGCTCTCTCATCAGGTCCGGCGGCACCGGATCCCTCCTGAATGTCACAGGGGCAGCAGCTACACGGGAACTGCAGCGCATTGCTGTCGAAGAATCGCGTGCCCGCATCCCGTTGATCTTCGGGCTCGATGTGATCCACGGATTCAAGACGACCTTCCCGATCCCGCTCGCCGAGGCGGCGTCATGGGACCCGGCGGCTGTGGAGTTGTCGGCCCGCATCAGCGCTACCGAAGCGGCATCGGCAGGCATCCATTGGACCTTCGCGCCGATGGTCGATATCGCGCGCGATCCGCGGTGGGGACGGATCGCCGAAGGGTCGGGAGAAGATACCTATCTCGGCTCGGTCATGGCCGCCGCGCGCGTCAGGGGGTTTCAAGGTACGCGGCTCGATGACCCCATGTCACTTGTCGCCTGCGTGAAGCATTATGCGGCCTATGGCGCCGCGGAAGGCGGGCGCGACTACAATACGGTGGATATGTCCGAACAGACCCTCCGCGATGTCTACCTTCCGCCGTTCAAGGCGGCATTGGATGCCGGTGCGGGGACCTTCATGGCTTCGTTCAACGAGATCAACGGTGTTGCCAGCTCGGGGAGCCGCTTCCTCATGACGAAGGTCCTTCGCGAGGAATGGAAGTTTGACGGCTTCGTGGTGAGCGATTGGGGCTCGATCGGGGAACTCATCCCGCACGGCTTCGCGGCCGATCCGGGGCAGGCGGCTGAGCGCGCCATCAATGCGGGCGTCGATATGGACATGGAGGCGCGCGCCTACCGCGACAGCCTCGCTTCACTCGTGAAGCAGAAGCGCGTGTCTGTTGCCACGATCGATGAATCGGTCCGCCGCGTCCTCCGTATCAAGTTCCGCCTCGGGCTGTTTTCGGACCCGTACCGCGGAACCTCGGTGGAACGGGAGAACGGGATGCTGCGCCATCCGTCACATATTGCGGCCGCGCGGACCATTGCCCGGAGTTCGATCGTCCTGTTGAAGAACGAGAACAGCCTCCTCCCGTTGTCGCTGAAGGCAGGCGCGATCGCGGTGATCGGACCGCTTGCACAGAACAAGCGTGACCCCGTCGGTACATGGCCCGGTCCCACGGACACGAATAATGTCGTGACGGTACTGGAGGGTATTCAGGAGGCGGCTGCGGGTTCTCTGATCATGTATGCCCGTGGATGTGGCATCGATGATGCCGATACCACGGGATTCGCGGCAGCCGTGAACGTCGCACGCAAAGCGGATGTGGTGGTGATGGTGATGGGTGAGTCCAATGAGATGAGCGGCGAAGCATGCTGCCGCTCTTTCATTGGGCTCCCCGGTAACCAGCTTGACCTGGTGAAAGCGGTGCAGGCGACCGGGACGCCGATCGTGCTGGTACTCATGAATGGCCGCCCGCTCGCCATCAGCTGGGAGGCGGCCAATCTCCCCGCGATCGTGGAATCCTGGCACCTCGGACACGAGACAGGTCATGCCATCGCCGATGTGCTCTTCGGTACCTATGCCCCCACGGGACGCCTCCCGGTAACCTTCCCACGCGTCACCGGCCAGGTTCCCCTCTACTATAACCATAAGAATACCGGACGGCCATTCAACGACACGTCCCACTATACATCCCGGTACCTTGACATTCCGTCGACTCCATTGTATCCTTTCGGGTACGGTTTGACCTACACCACGTTCGGATATTCCGATCTGGTGATCGACGCTGCGACACTCCATCCGGCGGATTCGTTGCGTGTGCGTGTGACCGTCAGGAATACCGGCACGCGTGATGGTGATGAGGTGGTCCAGGTATACGTCCGTGATGATGTGGGCACTCTGACCCGCCCGGTCCGCGAATTGAAGGCGTTCAAACGTGTCCACCTCGCTGCAGGTGCATCCGCTACGGTGGCCCTGGCGATCCCGGTGTCGGATCTCGCGTACACAGGCGCGGATATGAAGAGGCGTGTCGAACCCGGCACCTTCACGGTGTTCGTTGGCTCGAACGCCGCTGCAGACCTTGCCGCACATTGTGAAGTGGTGGCGAAATGA
- a CDS encoding family 16 glycosylhydrolase has protein sequence MRTRLLAGALFLTVVMAWQECAAQKPYRGAEYRTIATMTYGRFEVRMRTAGVSGMLSSFFTYYDPASPWNEIDIENMGRYTNEVQYNTIVPTQADNHVERQMVQFDPHAGFHTYTIDWTPAYVAWRIDGDEVCRQTGTHIGLLTKAQKLMMNIWQPNYVDWAGPFSAAQLPVYAYYDWVKYYRYTPGSNDDFTLEWTDDFTSFDGGRWQKATHTWDGNNAQFVAENAVLRDGHLILCLTSNIASGFRGTIPTGDAQAPFPVGAWGYDSTIVVRFSEPVDPVTAQTASNYFGGSALTFKSAALRADGRTVDVAVSGMDLASPFMLFTQNIKDLATPANAMPVNSFRVVMPRTLPIRIDVGGDGAGAYLPDSSWTAVKLYGSVGGVRIAIPSGTAIDNAMEPGMTRSTLRGISGYHVRVPNGRYRVTMFFVEDRYGEAGKRVFRGFAEGRLAFSDLDLFKSAGVRDQQVAVEAAGVVLTDNMLDLTFTASVDSTTLSGLLIEREGGSLIMK, from the coding sequence ATGAGAACCCGCCTGCTCGCAGGTGCCCTCTTTCTTACCGTTGTCATGGCCTGGCAGGAATGTGCCGCCCAGAAGCCCTATCGAGGGGCCGAGTACAGGACCATTGCGACCATGACCTACGGCCGGTTCGAAGTGCGGATGCGCACCGCCGGTGTCTCCGGCATGCTCTCCTCCTTCTTCACCTACTACGATCCTGCATCGCCATGGAATGAGATCGACATCGAGAATATGGGGCGCTACACGAACGAAGTACAGTACAATACCATCGTCCCAACGCAGGCAGACAACCACGTGGAGCGGCAGATGGTGCAGTTCGATCCCCATGCCGGTTTCCATACGTATACGATCGATTGGACACCTGCGTACGTTGCGTGGCGCATCGACGGAGATGAGGTATGCCGGCAGACCGGCACACACATCGGCCTTCTGACCAAAGCGCAAAAGCTCATGATGAATATCTGGCAGCCGAACTATGTTGACTGGGCCGGCCCATTCTCCGCGGCACAGCTGCCGGTGTATGCATACTACGACTGGGTGAAGTACTACAGGTATACGCCTGGCAGCAATGATGATTTTACGCTGGAGTGGACCGATGACTTCACGTCCTTCGATGGGGGGCGCTGGCAGAAGGCCACCCACACCTGGGACGGGAACAACGCACAATTCGTTGCCGAGAACGCCGTGCTCAGGGATGGGCACCTGATCCTGTGCCTCACCAGCAACATCGCCAGCGGGTTCCGTGGCACCATCCCGACGGGCGATGCGCAGGCTCCGTTCCCGGTCGGGGCATGGGGATACGACTCGACGATCGTCGTCCGGTTCTCGGAGCCCGTGGACCCGGTGACCGCGCAAACAGCATCCAACTATTTCGGCGGTTCCGCTCTCACATTCAAGAGTGCTGCGCTCCGGGCCGACGGCAGGACGGTGGATGTCGCCGTGTCCGGCATGGACCTGGCCTCCCCGTTCATGCTCTTCACACAGAACATCAAGGACCTCGCCACGCCCGCGAATGCCATGCCGGTAAACTCATTCCGGGTCGTCATGCCACGCACGCTCCCGATCCGGATCGATGTCGGCGGTGATGGTGCCGGTGCATATCTTCCGGATTCCTCATGGACCGCGGTGAAGCTTTACGGATCGGTTGGCGGAGTGCGTATCGCCATTCCGTCCGGCACAGCTATCGACAATGCGATGGAACCCGGGATGACGAGGTCCACGCTCAGAGGGATCTCGGGATATCACGTGCGTGTACCGAATGGACGGTACAGGGTGACAATGTTCTTTGTCGAAGATAGGTATGGCGAGGCTGGCAAACGCGTCTTCCGCGGCTTCGCCGAAGGACGGTTGGCATTCTCTGATCTTGACCTTTTCAAGAGTGCGGGTGTCAGGGACCAGCAGGTGGCCGTTGAGGCTGCCGGCGTGGTGCTGACGGATAACATGCTCGATCTGACGTTCACGGCATCGGTGGACTCGACAACGCTCTCAGGGCTTCTGATCGAGAGGGAGGGCGGGTCTCTCATCATGAAATAG
- a CDS encoding tetratricopeptide repeat protein codes for MTTRNRQNLFRGILIVTPLLLIGLAEIIFRVAGIWAPEPVIVEVPGTSGQTIEFNIHAGRRYFSDRQTAVPMLAPEVFPKSKTSTTFRILCLGESSTAGFPYDCQVPFPWQLGRILTEAYPDRKIEVLNAGMSAISSYVIVDMLPELLEAGPDLVLVYAGHDEFYGAYGSASALSRGNNDLLVRASLAVQKTHVGQMIRRTIDALRPEPPDSTPADALMQRVVGDQNIALGSPQYLATMEAFRKNLGRIADACAARKVPVLFSTVVSNDRDLPPFAGTGGDSPARVRELLQAGDKALKSGDATRAARGYADVLAIDPTNADALYGSARLLFAAGDSNGARKRFLDARDHDQMRFRASTGANEIIAAVAKEKGAWLVDLEDILSARSPARTIGREWICDHLHPDARGYYMLAVAFSVGIQRMHLLPAPAPGFRLRQDPYGVTPLDRAIGLAKVSPTMRRWPFTPETVTPDTALAHEDSACARIAMEYVRTHGVWSRAHADMALSWMHRKHWEAARRECEAIALFVPADPWPYRMMAETYRQQTRWDLCAEALEQAAHRSRQQGMLLYELGLARMQSGDTRGAIDALTTAVQAPEFSRDERANARYHLAGLLADDGRPDEAKRVLRSLLTDLPSFEPARILLARLEGIQQ; via the coding sequence ATGACCACCCGCAACCGTCAGAACCTTTTCCGTGGCATCCTCATTGTTACCCCTCTGTTGCTGATCGGGCTTGCCGAAATCATCTTCCGTGTGGCGGGGATCTGGGCGCCGGAACCGGTGATCGTTGAAGTGCCGGGTACGTCCGGGCAGACCATCGAATTCAACATCCATGCGGGCCGCCGCTACTTTTCGGACCGCCAGACAGCCGTCCCGATGCTCGCGCCTGAGGTCTTCCCGAAGTCCAAGACCTCCACCACATTCCGCATCCTCTGCCTCGGTGAGTCGTCGACTGCCGGGTTCCCGTACGATTGCCAGGTCCCATTCCCGTGGCAACTGGGGCGCATTCTCACGGAAGCATATCCCGACAGAAAGATCGAAGTACTCAATGCCGGGATGTCAGCGATCAGCAGCTATGTGATCGTGGACATGCTCCCGGAGTTGCTTGAAGCCGGGCCGGATCTCGTGCTCGTCTATGCCGGCCACGATGAGTTCTACGGCGCGTATGGAAGTGCATCAGCGCTCTCCCGCGGGAATAACGACCTGCTCGTCAGGGCGTCGCTTGCGGTCCAGAAAACTCATGTCGGGCAAATGATCCGCCGCACCATCGACGCGCTCCGGCCGGAGCCGCCCGACAGTACCCCGGCCGATGCCCTGATGCAGCGCGTCGTCGGGGATCAGAATATCGCCCTTGGTTCGCCACAGTACCTTGCTACAATGGAGGCCTTTCGGAAGAACCTGGGCAGGATCGCCGATGCATGTGCGGCGCGCAAGGTCCCGGTCCTGTTCTCTACAGTGGTCAGCAATGATCGTGACCTTCCTCCCTTTGCAGGCACCGGAGGTGACTCCCCGGCGCGCGTTCGCGAGCTGCTGCAGGCGGGCGATAAAGCGTTGAAGAGCGGCGATGCCACGCGCGCTGCGCGGGGATACGCTGATGTGCTGGCGATCGATCCCACCAATGCCGATGCGCTGTACGGCTCAGCACGCCTTCTCTTTGCGGCCGGCGACAGCAATGGAGCACGGAAGAGGTTTCTGGATGCGCGCGATCACGACCAGATGCGCTTCCGGGCGTCCACCGGGGCGAATGAGATCATCGCTGCGGTGGCGAAAGAGAAAGGGGCGTGGCTGGTGGATCTCGAGGACATCCTCTCCGCGCGTTCGCCGGCCCGTACCATCGGGCGTGAGTGGATCTGTGACCACCTCCATCCGGATGCCCGCGGGTATTATATGCTCGCTGTGGCGTTCTCTGTGGGCATCCAGCGTATGCACCTGCTCCCTGCACCGGCACCGGGATTCAGGTTGCGTCAGGACCCGTACGGGGTGACGCCCCTTGATCGTGCGATCGGGCTCGCGAAGGTCAGCCCGACCATGCGCCGTTGGCCGTTCACACCGGAGACGGTCACACCCGATACAGCACTGGCACATGAGGACAGCGCGTGTGCCCGTATCGCCATGGAGTACGTGCGCACTCATGGCGTGTGGTCGCGCGCGCATGCAGACATGGCACTGTCATGGATGCACCGGAAGCATTGGGAGGCGGCACGCCGCGAATGTGAAGCCATCGCGCTGTTCGTGCCGGCCGATCCCTGGCCGTATCGGATGATGGCGGAGACATACCGTCAGCAGACGCGGTGGGACCTCTGTGCGGAGGCTCTGGAACAGGCGGCCCACCGTTCACGGCAGCAGGGGATGTTGCTCTACGAACTCGGGCTGGCCCGCATGCAGAGTGGCGATACGCGTGGTGCCATCGACGCCCTGACAACGGCGGTACAGGCCCCGGAGTTCTCACGCGATGAGCGGGCGAATGCGCGGTACCATCTCGCCGGCTTGCTCGCCGATGATGGCCGGCCGGACGAAGCCAAACGGGTCCTGCGATCACTCCTCACGGACCTGCCATCGTTCGAGCCAGCGCGCATTCTTCTTGCACGATTGGAAGGGATACAACAATGA